From a region of the Deinococcus detaillensis genome:
- the rplQ gene encoding 50S ribosomal protein L17 translates to MRHGRRGRKLNRNSSARTALARAQATALLREGRIQTTVAKAKELRPYVEKIITTAKAGGLHARRLCAEDIQDNAVLRKLMDEVAPKYAERPGGYTRILKVGVRRGDSAPLALIELV, encoded by the coding sequence ATGCGTCACGGACGTAGAGGGCGCAAGCTCAACCGCAACTCGAGCGCTCGCACCGCGCTGGCCCGCGCTCAGGCCACCGCCTTGCTGCGCGAAGGCCGCATTCAGACCACCGTCGCTAAAGCCAAAGAGCTGCGGCCTTACGTGGAAAAGATCATCACCACCGCCAAAGCGGGCGGCCTGCACGCCCGCCGCCTGTGCGCCGAGGACATTCAGGACAACGCCGTGCTGCGTAAACTGATGGACGAAGTGGCCCCCAAGTACGCTGAGCGTCCCGGTGGCTACACCCGCATCCTGAAAGTGGGCGTGCGCCGGGGCGACTCGGCTCCGCTGGCTTTGATCGAACTGGTGTAA